TTTGTTTGCATGTCAGTGAATGACTCGGGCATAATGTGCACGTCTATCAACAATGTTAAACACCCAATGCATGCGTAGCTTTTAATCTGGTAAATTCATAACAGGATAAAAAGCCCGCATGGTACGTAAGCTATTGCATATCATAATGTTAACGATTTTATAAGGAAGCTCTGCTAATGAGTCAAGCCAACCCATATATTTTGGTGCTCTATTACTCTAACCATGGTACGACTAAGACATTAGCATATGCTATCGCTCAAGGTATTGAAGAGGCTGGCATGACGGCACGTATTCGTACGGTGCCGACAGTTGCGCCTGAGACGACAGCAAGTAAGCCTGCTATTCCTGATGAAGGCGATCTTTATTGCACGATGGATGACTTAAAAGACTGTATGGGTCTTGCGCTCGGTAGTCCGACTCACTTTGGTAATATGGCCGCGCCCATGAAGTATTTTTGGGATAATACCGTTACTGTTTGGTTGGCTGGCAATCTACAAAACAAACCAGCTTCAGTATTTACGGCGACGGGCTCAATGCACGGCGGTCAAGAAACGACCTTACTTACCATGATGTTGCCATTAATTCATCACGGTATGATGATTATGGGTGTGCCATATGCAGAGCCAGCGTTGAACCGTACTCATCGTGGCGGCACACCTTATGGTGCAAGTCACGTCAGCGGTGCGTTACATGATCAACCTGTCTCTGATGATGAGCGCGAATTGGGTATCGCTCAAGGCCGTCGTCTGGCTATTAGTGCAACCGCATTAGCACAAGCCAACTGGAATCGCTAAGCTGCTCTGGTCTATTGCAGCACAATGCTCTAACTAGGAAATAAACGTATCTGATGGCTACTAACCGCTCCGATGGTAACAATCAGGCTAAAGTACCAGTAAAAAATTCTGGCAAGCCTGCTAAACCTAACAAACCTATTGCGCCTATCCGTCAACGCTTAATGCTTACTTGGCTAGTCTGGTTAATTTATAGATTGTTTGGGCTGCCTATTTTTATCAGTGCTCTTAATCCAAGCAGTCCTGATATTATTGGTGGTATTGCATGGCAAGCATTGTGGCTGGTGCCAGCGTTCATCTTAACGCCATGGGTAATGCGTGGTCGTTCACCCTATGCACTATTGGTAGGTAGTATGTTTACTTTGGTTTATTTAGGTGCGAGTGGCGTAGTGCTATTTACTCGTGCTTACGGAAGCAGCTCAGCTGAGATAGCCGTTTATTTAATCGATTTTATATTACTGCTAACCATCAACGTCTGGCTATTTATTTTGTTGAAACGTCTGCCCTCGATGAACAATGTAGTCAAGCAACCTCGCTAGCTACGCAGCCAGCTTCATATTTCCATATAAATTCAAAGCCATAAAAAAGCGGCACTCTGAATCAGAGTGCCGCTTTTTTTACGAGATGATTTCGACGTCAGTTAAGCTAGACCTCAGTTAAACTATAAGGTAGCTAATATAGCGCTTAATTAACCTTAGTCAATTCTAAGTCCATTTTCTTACCATCGTTAATTTGGCTCACTTTTACTGGTAAGTAATCTAAGCTTGGCGCTAACCAAAAACTGGTCGAGCGACTATTGTCATCATGGACACGATCGACACGGACAGTATCAAAAGTGCCTGCTGGTACAGTGATTTTAGTATTGCCAGATTTCTTAAATGGTGTCTTTTCAACCTTGTCTTTTTTTGCCATGTAATAGTTGCCAGAGAATTTACCATTCAATAAATCTTGGCGAATTTGCACTTCTAAGCTCAGATCATCAAAGGCTTGCTGCGCCATATTCATGGTTGTTGTCTTACCTTTATAATTACTAGCGACCTTTTTGCTACTTGGATTAAAATCTAGCTTGTGCGTACGGCCGATACCTAGGAGCTTGTAAGTCGTACTGGCCTGAGTTGGGCTAACGTTATTACCATTAATTGTGAACGCGCTATTTTGTGAGGCGCTAGCAACACCGGCCACGCGAGCTTTTACATTGTACTTCCAAGTATCGCCAGATTTGCTCAATGTACGATTTGCTGTACCTTTATACTTATCTTCAACCGTAAAGCTATAATCAGCATTTGATGGCTGAACGGTTTTTGCGCTGGCAAGGGTAGGTGCAGTCATACTTAAAGCTCCAATAGCAGCAATACTAGCACCTGTGGTTAAGGCCGCTAAAAACTTAGATTTATTGCGTTTGATGTTAGTAGAATCAGTGGTTGCTAATTTTTTATGTGTTGATAAAAAACTCATGAATATTCCTTAATTAGTATATGCCTAATATGTTGGCTTTTACTTATTGCTATTATTATTTTCTCAAGTCTTATAATGGTTATATATTGTTACATTTTCAAGGGTAGCAATAGTATTTGATGTTTGGCTCTTGTAGCTGATGTTGCCATCAATCTTCAAACTCTCATTATAAGTAACGCTTTGTGAGTAAGGTTACTGGTCAATGCGTGCTAATAACCCATTTACTCTAGTATTCTTGTAAATTTTTTGGGTTTACACTTGAAGCTATCTCCCATTGCCCCCACTTTTTGATACAAGCTCAAAGCTTATCTTTAGAATGCCATTTTTATACAGCGCTTCTGATAGATATTGGTATTGAGACTATTAATTCAAATAAACCCTTAAATTCAAATAACCAACTTTTGGAGTCATATCGATGAACATTCGTCCTTTACATGACCGTATCGTCGTCCGCCGCATAGAAGAAGAAACAAAAACTGCTGGCGGTATTTTATTGCCTGGTTCAGCACAAGAGAAACCATCACAAGGTGAAGTGCTAGCAACTGGTAACGGTCAGATTCGTGACAACGGTGAAACTCGCGCGTTAGATGTGAAAGCTGGCGACAAAGTTTTGTTCGGTCAATATGCTGGTCAAACTGTAAAAGTTGACGGCGAAGAACTACTTATTATGAAAGAATCTGATGTATTGGGTGTGTTAGAAGGCTAGTCCTTTTGGGTATATTTTTATACTCAGCACATTTTTGACAATTGGTTTTGTCAATACTAGATCGAATCATTCAATTGTATTCTCATACTTATAATAGTGGAGTAATTTAACATGGCAAAAGACGTAAAATTCGGCATAGATGCCCGTAAACAAATGATGGACGGTGTAAACGTTCTAGCAAACGCAGTACGAGTGACATTAGGTCCTAAAGGTCGTAACGTGGTAATCGATAAGTCATTCGGCGCGCCTACCATCACCAAAGATGGTGTTTCGGTTGCTAAAGAAATCGAGCTTGAAAACAAGTTTGAAAATATGGGCGCACAATTGGTACGTGAAGTAGCTAGCCGCACAAACGATGTTGCTGGCGATGGTACGACTACTGCAACGGTATTGGCTCAGTCAATCTTGCAAGAAGGCATGAAATCAGTTGCTGCTGGCATGAACCCAATGGATCTGAAACGCGGTATCGATAAAGCCGTTCGTGCTGCTGTTGAGCAAATTCATTTACTATCTACTCCAGCTGATGATTCAAAAGCGATTGCCCAGGTTGGTTCTATCTCTGCCAACTCAGACACCAAAATTGGTGAGTTGATTGCGCAAGCGATGGAAAAAGTCGGTAAGCAAGGCGTTATCACGGTTGAAGAAGGTTCAAGCTTTGAAGATACCTTAGAAGTCGTAGAAGGTATGCAGTTTGACCGTGGTTATATCAGCCCATACTTTGCTAATAAGCAAGACAGCTTAACCGCTGAGTTTGAAAACCCATATATCTTGCTTGTTGACAAAAAAATCAGCAATATCCGTGAGATCGTGCCATTACTTGAGCAAGTCATGCAGCAGAGCAAACCGTTGCTAATCATTGCTGAAGACGTAGAAAACGAAGCATTAGCAACTCTAGTTGTGAACAACATGCGTGGCGGCTTAAAAACTTGTGCCGTTAAAGCACCAGGTTTTGGCGATCGTCGTAAAGCAATGCTAGAAGATATCGCAACGCTAACTGGCGGTACGGTTATCTCTGAAGAGATTGGTCTAAGTTTAGAAACTGCGACGCTAGAGCAACTTGGTACTGCTAAGAAAGTTACTGTCGGTAAAGAGAACACTGTCATCGTTGATGGCGCTGGTAACAAAGCAGATATCGAAAATCGTGTTGAGTCTATCAACCGTCAAATCGAAGAGTCTACTTCTGACTACGATAAAGAAAAGCTACAAGAGCGTGTTGCAAAACTGGCAGGCGGCGTAGCAGTTATTAAAGTAGGTGCTGCGACTGAAACTGAAATGAAAGAGAAAAAAGACCGTGTTGATGATGCGCTACATGCGACTCGTGCAGCGGTTGAAGAAGGCGTTGTCCCTGGCGGCGGTGTTGCATTAGTTCGTGCGATGAATGCATTGTCTGAGCTACGTGGCGATAACGACGACCAAAACGCGGGTATCAATATCTTACGTCGTGCAATGGAAGCACCATTACGTCAAATCGTGACCAACTCTGGTGAAGAAGCGTCAGTTGTGGTTAACGAAGTGAAGAGTGGTAGTGGTAACTACGGTTACAACGCTGCTTCTGGCGAATATGGCGACATGCTTGATATGGGTATTCTTGATCCAGCTAAAGTTGCTCGTTCAGCACTAGAAAACGCGGCATCTGTTGCCGGTCTAATGCTCACGACCGAAGTCATGATTACTGATTTACCGCAAGGTGATGATGGTATGGCTGGCATGGGTGCTGGCGGTGGAATGGGCGGTATGGGTGGAATGGGCGGCATGATGTAACTTATGCCTCGACTAAATTTGTACGACGTTGTTAACCTCGTTCGATGTACTATAAGTACAATCTTCACTTGGTTGCCTAGTCTTACTGTTTTAGTCAAACCATAAAGTGCTTTTTGCTAGAAATGTGATTGTTTTCATACATTTTTAGTTGAAAAGAAAAACCGATGAGCATCGAGCTTATCGGTTTTTTTATGTTTATGTTTTTTTATTGCACTAAACCTTCTTTTAAGTAATATTATTTTACAATTAACTATAAATTAACCTAATAGTCTATGAAAGGTTTCTAAGTGTAAAAATTGTAATTTTTTGAAAAGTGTATTATTCTTCATACCGTTTATAGGAAACCATATACTTGAAGAAATAGAAGGAAATAATAATTGAAGAAGAGATTATCAAATACACTGTTAGCATTGGTTGCCGTTTCTATGCTAGGAGGTTGTGCCAGCAAATCTACGAAAATTTCTGCGGCTTATGTATCTCCAAATGAGTACGCTAGTCTTAGTTGTGTCGCTTTGGAACGTGAAATGCGAGACATATCGCAAAGAGTAGCTACGATTACTGGACAAGTGGATAAAGAGGCATCGGCTGATGCTTGGCAAATGGGCCTTGGGTTAGTGCTATTTTGGCCTGCTCTCTTCTTTTTAGAAGGAGGTGATGGAGCACTGCAATCTGAGTACAGCTTGCTAAAAGGTAAGTATGAAGCAGTTTCGAAACAATACAACAGAAAAGGGTGTGCTGATACTATTGAAGAGCCGACCGAATAGTTTTATATAACTATATATTCTAAGTAGTACGAGACTTTTTATTCAACCGAGTTAAAAACCCCGATAGGCTAAGCTTATCGGGGTTTTCTATGCAAGTTTATTATGTAGTAGCTAATGATTACGCATCCACCTCATCCCGTCGAAAAGTCCACGTCTTATCATCAGACAGCTCATCGACATAATAATATCCTGCCAAGTCAAAATTCTTTAATTGCTCAGCCTTGGTCAATTTATTGTCAGCAGCATACTTCACCATCAATCCACGGGCTTTTTTGGCGTAAAAGCTAATTACCTTATATTGACCGTTTTTTTCATCTTCAAATCGTGGCGTGATGATTTCAGCATTCAACGCTTTCTTTTTTACAGATTTAAAATATTCATTAGAAGCCAAATTAATTAATACCTTGTCATCGCTATCAGCCATTTGCTTGTTGATAGTGTCAGTCACTTCCTCGCCCCAAAATTCATATAGGTTATCACCGCGCTCATTTTTCAGCTTAGTGCCCATCTCTAAACGATACGGCTGAATCAAATCTAGTGGTTTTAATACGCCATAGAGACCTGACAAAATACCTAAATGCTCATTGACGTAAATAGCCGTTTCTTTATCCATGTTATACATATCGAGACCCGTATAGACATCTCCATCGAACAAATAACCTGCTGGTTTTGCATTTTGATCATTAAATGGCTTATTTTTGCTCCAGCTCCATTGTTGATTGCGCTCAGCATTGAGCTGGGCCAAATCGTCAGAGATGCTCATCAGTTCTTGCAAATCAATCGGTTCTTTCGATTTTAGTATTTTAATCAACTCTTGCGAATGTTCTATAAGCTCAGGCTGACTGTAATGATTGCCTAGGTTTACGGGAATATCATCTTTTTCATTCAAAGACTTGGCAGGGGAGAGTACAAAATACATAGTCATTCCTTGTGATTTATGAGATCGAAAAAATAAAAATTTCAAATATAGCAATAAAGATTATATAAATGGTATAAATACATAACTTTTTATTTACTTATGGGTCATCATTAGACAATGAAAGTTAGCAAACGATGTCTCTATAATAAAAACACATGATGGAAAACAGTTAGTCATTTATTATATTGATAATATTGGTGCAACTCTCTAATGTAAGCGTTGACCAAAATTTTCGCCCTATGCATCTCATCATTTAAATAATCTGTGCATAGGTCAGTAATGTATTCAGAGTAAGGAGACGGTATGAAAATCGGTGTCATCAGTGCAGATATCGCACAAGAAAGCCGCGTAGCGCTAACCCCAGATGCAGTCAAAAAGCTGCGTAAGCTTGGGTTTGAAGTCGTCATCCAGTCAGGTGCAGGTCAAGCAGCTTATTATGCTGATGAGTTGTATCAGGCTGCTGGTGCCGATATTGCAGATAGTAGCGCTGAGGTAGTCAACCAGTCTCAAATTATTACCACGGTCAATGACTTACCTGCTACAACTACTGACAGCTTAAAATCTGGTCAGATTGTCATTGGTATGCTCGATCCTTACCGTAATACTCAGCTAGATACTTATGCTGCCAAAGGGGTAACGGCATTTGCCATGGAGCTATTGCCACGCACTTTATCACGTGCACAGAATATGGACGTCTTGTCATCGCAAGCCAACCTTGCCGGTTATAAAGCCGTATTGCTCGCGGCCAATGAGTATTCCCGTCCTTTCCCAATGTTTATGACTTCAGCTGGTACCGTTAAACCTGCCAAAGTTGTTATCTTAGGCGTAGGAGTTGCAGGTTTGCAAGCCATTGCTACTGCCAAGCGCTTAGGTGCAGTCGTTGAAGCCAGTGACTTACGTCCTGCAGCTAAAGAGCAAGTCGAATCCTTAGGCGGTAAATGGCTTGATGTACCGATGAGTGAAGACGAAGCGCAAAAAGCTAAAGCAACTGGTGGCTATGCGTGGACACCCTCAGAGCAGTATATCAAAGACCAAGCAGCTGTGGTGGACAAAGCCTTAAGCAATGCCGATATCGTCATTACCACTGCGCAAATTCCTGGCCGTCAAGCACCGCGCTTGGTACATCAAGCGACCCTTGCGAAGATGAAGGCAGGCTCAGTGCTGATTGATATGGCTGCTGGAACGGGCGGTAACGTAGAAGGTAGTGTGCCAGATGAAACCATTACCACTGCCAATGGCGTGCGTATCGTCGGTGCGGCCAACATTCCATCGATGTTAGCGGCGCAGTCTTCAGATTTATATGCCAATAACCTTGTCAATTTTATCACGACCTTAATTGCCTCTGAAGAAACTACGGAAGCGACAGACAATGCTGCATCAAACAAGCTGGCACTGAACTTAGATATGGAAGATGAGATTCAGGGCGCACTGGCAGTGACGCATGAGAGTCAGGTTCGCCTTGCTAAACGCTAAATCTTGACTGCCTATCACTACACACTTTGTCATCATACATTTGCCAGTAATGAATAAAATTTTAGGAGGATAAGATGATTGCCACTGTTTTAGCTGCGGCGCCAGCTGGTGCGGCCATGAGTAGCACACCATTTGTAGCGATTTTCACTGTATTTGTACTCGCTATTTTTGTCGGATATTACGTCGTTTGGGGCGTTACGCCTGCATTACACACACCATTGATGGCCGTAACCAACGCCTTATCAAGTATTGTCATCGTCGGTGCGATGCTACAGACGGTCACGATTGATGGCGCGATATTTACGCCAACCAGTTTGCTTGGTGCATTTGCGGTATTTTTAGCCAGTATTAATATTTTCGGTGGTTTTGCCGTGACTGAGCGTATGCTCGCGATGTTTAAACCAAAACCGAAAAAAGCACCAGTGGTAACGACTGAAAATGGAGGCGATGCATGAGCGATTTAACAAATATGATTTCTGCGAATGCTGACTGGTTCTATCTAATCGGTGCCATTCTTTTCGTTTTAACCCTTCGAGGTTTATCTAGCCCAAAGACCGCTATTCGCGGTAACCGCTTTGGTATGGTTGCGATGGCAATTGCAGTAGCAACGACATTCTTCTTAGCAGAAGGCCCGGTGCTGTGGTTGATTATTGGTGCGATGATTTTAGGTGCACTTGTCGGCATGTGGAAGGCAAAAACGGTTGCGATGACCCAAATGCCAGAAACGGTCGCTTTAATGCACTCATTTGTCGGTTTGGCAGCGGTAGCGATTGCGTTGGCAACGGTACTGCATACTGAACAACAGCATGGTGCGGTTGCTCGTGTCGAATTATTCATCGGTTGTTTCATCGGTGCGATTACTTTTTCTGCCTCGGTCTTTGCTTTTGGTAAATTGGCGGCAAAGAGTTGGGCGAAGACCTTGGTTGGCGGCTGGGTTAAACCTGTCCAAGCGCTATTGTTCATTGCGATGATTGGTTTCGGTGGGGTGTATTTCGTTACTGATTCATTACCCGCTTTTTATGCGATGGCAGTGATTGCAGTCATCTTTGGTTGGATGTGGATTGCCCCAATCGGTGGCGGTGATATGCCAGTAGTTGTATCACTATTGAACTCATTCTCAGGTTGGGCAGCAGCAGGTATTGGTTTTACCCTTGGCAACTCAATGTTGATTATCGCAGGTTCGCTAGTCGGTTCATCAGGTGCGATTTTATCTTATATCATGTGTAAAGCCATGAACCGCTCATTACTCAACGTTCTATTCGGCGGTATGGGTACGGCAGCAGTGGCGGCAGGCGGTGATGATGGCGCGCCAAAGAACTATAAAGCGGGTTCAGCAGAAGATGCTGGTTTCTTAATGGCCAACGCAAGTAGTGTCGTTATTGTACCGGGTTATGGTATGGCGCAAGGTCGTGCACAGAATGCGGTCAAAGAGTTATATGAGCTGCTAAAAGAAGAAGGCGTTAACGTTCGTTTTGCCATCCATCCAGTTGCTGGTCGTATGCCAGGACACATGAACGTCCTATTGGCGGAAGCGGATGTACCTTATGATGATATCCTTGAGATGGATGAGATTAATTCAGACTTTGCTAGTACTGACGTGGTCTTGGTCATCGGTGCAAACGACGTGGTAAACCCCTCTGCGAAAGATGATCCATCGTCGCCAATTTTCGGTATGCCTATCCTAGAAGTCACCAAAGCCCAAACGATTATGGTCATCAAGCGTTCGATGAGTACCGGTTACGCTGGCCTCGACAACAGCTTGTTTTATATGGACAAAACCATGATGATCTTTGGCGATGCGAAGAAGATGGTAGAAGAGATGGTACGTAGTATTAACGGCGCAGGTCATTAATTTCTAAAATCGGTTTTTAAACACAATTTTTAAACATAAGTTTGCAAATAAAAAAGTCACTGAGGTGGCTTTTTTTGCGTTAAGGTAGACAACATTTATACTCAATTGCTATTCATACAAAATAAGAGTTAAGAGAATCAATTATGAACATGTTGATACGTTTTTTTATTATGGCCAGTTTGCTAAAACAGCAACTCAAAAAGCAGTCAGTCAGCGAGCGTCTTAGTGTGGAAACCTTGACCGCACCAACTGTCCGTCACTATCGAATATTACCGCATGACATGGGCTTTCGTGATCATCTGCCTAATTATCGCTATTTGTCTTTTATTGAGCTCAATGTTACCCGCTGGCTAATGGCGTGCTGCCATCAAAAAGGTATCAAACCTTTAAACTGGGTTATCGCCATGCAAGAGATGATTTACCTCAAAGAGATTAAGTTTTTAGCTAAGATGACTGTCAGTAGTAAGCTTGTTGGTTGGGATAAGAAGTATGTTTATTTCGAGCATCGCTTCTTTGTAAAAAGCCAGCTAATGGGGGTTGGTATGACTAAGTTTGTATTGATGGATAAAAAGGGCAAGTGCACGCCAGATGTATTGGATATGACAGGCGAGCAGCTGACCGATGTCATTAACTCGTGGAATAAGCATCAAGTGGCTGTCAAATCCGCTCAATCTGCTGATTCTACTAAAGTATGAGAGTCTGCATAACGAACTTGGCTATAATCATCTAGCGAAGTTTGGTAGGATAGAGTCTATTCAATTGACAAACAATTCGTTAAGATTTTTTCCTAAAATTATAAAAGTTAAGGAACCATTATGACCCCGCAAAAATTAAAATGGACAGACAGCTTAGATATCGCTATTGAGCTTTATGAAAAATTCCCAGAGACTGATCCACAGTACATACGCTTTACTGATTTGCATCGCTGGGTGACCGAACTTGAAGGCTTTGATGATGACCCGCAACGCTCAAATGAAGGCATCTTAGAAGCCATTCAGATGAACTGGATTGATGAAGCCGACTAGTTCGACTCTCCTAACTTAAGTAAAATCTCAAATATAAAATTGAATAAATAAACAGGATAGGAAGCACATGACTTCACAAATCAAAGAGCTACCCGAAGCGATAGTTTGTAAAGGTATCAGTGTTCGTACCACGAACAACGCAGAAATTAGCCATGATACTGCCAAATTGGGTAGATTGTGGCAAAAGTTTTATCAAAACCATGTGGAGCATCTCTCTAAAGGTGAGGATATTTATGGTGTCTTTCATAACTATGAGAGCGATGATTTAGTAGGCGCTTTCGATGTAGTAGCGAGCTGGAAGGTAAAAAGCGAGCCAGTAGAAGGGCAGGATAGTGACGAAGACAGTAATGAAGACAGCAACGTTCTTAGTGCTGCAAACATCCTTAGCGCTGCTCATTCTAGCGATGTCGTAACAGCCACTATTCCTGCTGGTAAATATATGGTGTTTACCGAAGAAGGTAGAATGCCTAATACGGTGATGAATGCTTGGGAGAAGGCTTGGACATATTTTAATGACCCAAGCTCTGAGCATACACGCACTTATAATGTTGATTTTGAGCATTATATTGGTGGTAATTTAGAGTATGGACAAGTAGATCTATATATTGGTATTGAGTAGAGCTATTAGTTCGATAAGCCAGCAAAGTATAGCTATCACTCAAAAATTAGTGTCGAAAAACATGATGATACATGGGTTAACACTGTAGGTTAGTGAGCAGATTAAGTTGCTTTCGACCAAGAATTAATAATAAAAAAGCGCCAAATCTAAATGAGATGGCGCTTTTTTGCTTTTATCACTTATGACTAATCCAGCAATAAATTCTCCAAAATCCCTTCATATATCTGCGCCAATTTACCCAAGTCATCCACTTCTACCTTTTCATCAACCTGATGAATAGTCGCATTACGCACACCAAGCTCAACGACTTGCGCACCAGTCGGAGCGATAAAGCGTCCGTCAGAAGTGCCACCAGAGGTTGATAGAGTAGCGTCAACGTCAGTGACGGCTTTAATCGCTTGTTGACACGCTGAGACCAATTTACCTTCTGGCGTCAAAAAAGGCTGACCAGATAACTTCCAATGGATATCATAACTTGCCTTGCTGTCTTTAAAATATTTATCAAATATCGCATGGGTCTTTGCTTTTAGCTCATCTTCGGTGGTTTCTGTTGAAAAGCGGAAGTTAAAGATAACTTCAAGCGTCTCAGGAATGACATTGGTTGCGCC
The nucleotide sequence above comes from Psychrobacter sp. P2G3. Encoded proteins:
- a CDS encoding acyl-CoA thioesterase, whose amino-acid sequence is MNMLIRFFIMASLLKQQLKKQSVSERLSVETLTAPTVRHYRILPHDMGFRDHLPNYRYLSFIELNVTRWLMACCHQKGIKPLNWVIAMQEMIYLKEIKFLAKMTVSSKLVGWDKKYVYFEHRFFVKSQLMGVGMTKFVLMDKKGKCTPDVLDMTGEQLTDVINSWNKHQVAVKSAQSADSTKV
- a CDS encoding Re/Si-specific NAD(P)(+) transhydrogenase subunit alpha, with product MKIGVISADIAQESRVALTPDAVKKLRKLGFEVVIQSGAGQAAYYADELYQAAGADIADSSAEVVNQSQIITTVNDLPATTTDSLKSGQIVIGMLDPYRNTQLDTYAAKGVTAFAMELLPRTLSRAQNMDVLSSQANLAGYKAVLLAANEYSRPFPMFMTSAGTVKPAKVVILGVGVAGLQAIATAKRLGAVVEASDLRPAAKEQVESLGGKWLDVPMSEDEAQKAKATGGYAWTPSEQYIKDQAAVVDKALSNADIVITTAQIPGRQAPRLVHQATLAKMKAGSVLIDMAAGTGGNVEGSVPDETITTANGVRIVGAANIPSMLAAQSSDLYANNLVNFITTLIASEETTEATDNAASNKLALNLDMEDEIQGALAVTHESQVRLAKR
- a CDS encoding co-chaperone GroES; translation: MNIRPLHDRIVVRRIEEETKTAGGILLPGSAQEKPSQGEVLATGNGQIRDNGETRALDVKAGDKVLFGQYAGQTVKVDGEELLIMKESDVLGVLEG
- the wrbA gene encoding NAD(P)H:quinone oxidoreductase, translated to MSQANPYILVLYYSNHGTTKTLAYAIAQGIEEAGMTARIRTVPTVAPETTASKPAIPDEGDLYCTMDDLKDCMGLALGSPTHFGNMAAPMKYFWDNTVTVWLAGNLQNKPASVFTATGSMHGGQETTLLTMMLPLIHHGMMIMGVPYAEPALNRTHRGGTPYGASHVSGALHDQPVSDDERELGIAQGRRLAISATALAQANWNR
- the groL gene encoding chaperonin GroEL (60 kDa chaperone family; promotes refolding of misfolded polypeptides especially under stressful conditions; forms two stacked rings of heptamers to form a barrel-shaped 14mer; ends can be capped by GroES; misfolded proteins enter the barrel where they are refolded when GroES binds); this translates as MAKDVKFGIDARKQMMDGVNVLANAVRVTLGPKGRNVVIDKSFGAPTITKDGVSVAKEIELENKFENMGAQLVREVASRTNDVAGDGTTTATVLAQSILQEGMKSVAAGMNPMDLKRGIDKAVRAAVEQIHLLSTPADDSKAIAQVGSISANSDTKIGELIAQAMEKVGKQGVITVEEGSSFEDTLEVVEGMQFDRGYISPYFANKQDSLTAEFENPYILLVDKKISNIREIVPLLEQVMQQSKPLLIIAEDVENEALATLVVNNMRGGLKTCAVKAPGFGDRRKAMLEDIATLTGGTVISEEIGLSLETATLEQLGTAKKVTVGKENTVIVDGAGNKADIENRVESINRQIEESTSDYDKEKLQERVAKLAGGVAVIKVGAATETEMKEKKDRVDDALHATRAAVEEGVVPGGGVALVRAMNALSELRGDNDDQNAGINILRRAMEAPLRQIVTNSGEEASVVVNEVKSGSGNYGYNAASGEYGDMLDMGILDPAKVARSALENAASVAGLMLTTEVMITDLPQGDDGMAGMGAGGGMGGMGGMGGMM
- the yaaA gene encoding peroxide stress protein YaaA, which codes for MYFVLSPAKSLNEKDDIPVNLGNHYSQPELIEHSQELIKILKSKEPIDLQELMSISDDLAQLNAERNQQWSWSKNKPFNDQNAKPAGYLFDGDVYTGLDMYNMDKETAIYVNEHLGILSGLYGVLKPLDLIQPYRLEMGTKLKNERGDNLYEFWGEEVTDTINKQMADSDDKVLINLASNEYFKSVKKKALNAEIITPRFEDEKNGQYKVISFYAKKARGLMVKYAADNKLTKAEQLKNFDLAGYYYVDELSDDKTWTFRRDEVDA
- a CDS encoding DUF3108 domain-containing protein; translation: MSFLSTHKKLATTDSTNIKRNKSKFLAALTTGASIAAIGALSMTAPTLASAKTVQPSNADYSFTVEDKYKGTANRTLSKSGDTWKYNVKARVAGVASASQNSAFTINGNNVSPTQASTTYKLLGIGRTHKLDFNPSSKKVASNYKGKTTTMNMAQQAFDDLSLEVQIRQDLLNGKFSGNYYMAKKDKVEKTPFKKSGNTKITVPAGTFDTVRVDRVHDDNSRSTSFWLAPSLDYLPVKVSQINDGKKMDLELTKVN
- a CDS encoding GyrI-like domain-containing protein; translated protein: MTSQIKELPEAIVCKGISVRTTNNAEISHDTAKLGRLWQKFYQNHVEHLSKGEDIYGVFHNYESDDLVGAFDVVASWKVKSEPVEGQDSDEDSNEDSNVLSAANILSAAHSSDVVTATIPAGKYMVFTEEGRMPNTVMNAWEKAWTYFNDPSSEHTRTYNVDFEHYIGGNLEYGQVDLYIGIE
- a CDS encoding NAD(P)(+) transhydrogenase (Re/Si-specific) subunit beta, producing the protein MISANADWFYLIGAILFVLTLRGLSSPKTAIRGNRFGMVAMAIAVATTFFLAEGPVLWLIIGAMILGALVGMWKAKTVAMTQMPETVALMHSFVGLAAVAIALATVLHTEQQHGAVARVELFIGCFIGAITFSASVFAFGKLAAKSWAKTLVGGWVKPVQALLFIAMIGFGGVYFVTDSLPAFYAMAVIAVIFGWMWIAPIGGGDMPVVVSLLNSFSGWAAAGIGFTLGNSMLIIAGSLVGSSGAILSYIMCKAMNRSLLNVLFGGMGTAAVAAGGDDGAPKNYKAGSAEDAGFLMANASSVVIVPGYGMAQGRAQNAVKELYELLKEEGVNVRFAIHPVAGRMPGHMNVLLAEADVPYDDILEMDEINSDFASTDVVLVIGANDVVNPSAKDDPSSPIFGMPILEVTKAQTIMVIKRSMSTGYAGLDNSLFYMDKTMMIFGDAKKMVEEMVRSINGAGH
- the iscX gene encoding Fe-S cluster assembly protein IscX is translated as MTPQKLKWTDSLDIAIELYEKFPETDPQYIRFTDLHRWVTELEGFDDDPQRSNEGILEAIQMNWIDEAD
- a CDS encoding proton-translocating transhydrogenase family protein, encoding MSSTPFVAIFTVFVLAIFVGYYVVWGVTPALHTPLMAVTNALSSIVIVGAMLQTVTIDGAIFTPTSLLGAFAVFLASINIFGGFAVTERMLAMFKPKPKKAPVVTTENGGDA